Proteins encoded by one window of Lepeophtheirus salmonis chromosome 3, UVic_Lsal_1.4, whole genome shotgun sequence:
- the LOC121114670 gene encoding uncharacterized protein: MWDWIKEGSLFFPIYFPNNFEEYVQILWEHTSYTYCSLIFASILLFIITVTFVKQLKNEDSNPKNINEEIAENIDINDRNVISHIKKVQNRMIHRKIEENMSQDEVHKELEIQQQQLSQIYSLLKEHEEKFGDVSMEDIKGQMNSLYKE, from the exons ATGTGGGACTGGATCAAAGAAGGGTCCCTTTTTTTCCCCATCTACTTCCCAAATAACTTTGAAGAGTATGTGCAAATTCTTTGGGAACATACATCCTATACTTATTGCTCTCTCATTTTTGCATCCATTCTTCTGTTTATAATTACAGTCACCTTTGTCAAACAATTGAAGAATGAAG attcaAACCCAAAAAACATTAATGAGGAAATCGCTGAAAACATTGATATCAATGACAGAAACGTTATTAGTCatatcaaaaaagttcaaaatagaaTGATCCatagaaaaattgaagaaaatatgtcTCAAGACGAGGTTCATAAGGAGTTGGA AATTCAGCAACAGCAGCTATCGCAAATATATTCCTTGTTGAAGGAACATGAAGAAAAGTTTGGCGATGTGTCAATGGAAGATATAAAAGGACAAatgaattcattatataaagaatga
- the Naxe gene encoding NAD(P)H-hydrate epimerase codes for MLFKSKIGLRQIRLKHFSISRYYCSSKMKLLNQEEARQLDLDLFSPSYSFNVSQLMELAGLSVAHALHSVYPKEKVFIVSGPGNNGGDGLVAARHLALLGHSVIVFIPKRKKENELFEHLITQCEGFNGIQVLSDEKWVLGRILNDLNVDVILDALFGFSFKPPVRESFQDIMRDMQESKKPIISVDIPSGWDVEKGPLGSDSLCPSVLISLSAPKKCSLFFKGSHHFLGGRFLPDSIKKKYDLDLPEYRGTDTVVRLP; via the exons ATGCTGTTCAAAAGTAAAATTGGACTGCGACAGATTCGACTAAAGCATTTTTCTATCTCTAGATATTATtgctcctcaaaaatgaaattattgaatcaGGAAGAGGCTCGTCAGCTAGATTTGGACCTCTTTAGCCCATCTTACTCATTCAATGTTTCACAACTCATGGAACTTGCGGGCTTGAGTGTTGCCCATGCTTTACATTCGGTTTACCCAAAAGAAAAGGTATTCATTGTCTCCGGTCCTGGTAACAATGGAGGAGATGGTCTAGTTGCTGCACGTCATTTAGCTCTTCTTGGCCACTCTGTAATTGTCTTTATTCCTAAACGTAAAAAggaaaatgaactttttgagCATTTAATTACTCAATGTGAAGGATTTAATGGCATTCAAGTCTTAAGTGATGAAAA ATGGGTACTTGGACGAATTCTAAATGACTTAAATGTTGATGTCATCCTTGATGCCTTATTTGGTTTTAGTTTTAAGCCCCCAGTTAGAGAATCATTTCAGGACATTATGAGGGATATGCAAGAATCTAAAAAACCAATCATTTCTGTGGATATTCCTTCAGGATGGGATGTAGAAAAAGGACCTTTAGGGTCTGATTCCCTCTGTCCTAGTGTTTTAATATCATTGTCTGCCCCTAAAAAATGTTCGTTATTTTTTAAGGGTTCACATCACTTCCTGGGTGGAAGGTTTCTTCCAGACtctatcaaaaaaaagtatgatttggATTTGCCTGAATATCGAGGAACTGACACGGTTGTAAGACTTCCCTAA
- the ATPsynF gene encoding putative ATP synthase subunit f, mitochondrial yields MFGLGELPAEYNRAVHGPYDPAIYYGKKDTKFSDLKLKEVPGWLSRRNKSPVAFGRALSRGYWRWGHKYYFPRNAGVAPLLQAVILTSFVSYLVNYSKISHHKNRKYHW; encoded by the exons ATGTTCGGACTCGGAGAGCTGCCAGCTGAGTACAATCGTGCTGTTCATGGACCTTATGATCCTGCAATCTATTACGGAAAGA AAGATACCAAATTCAGTGATTTAAAGCTTAAAGAAGTTCCAGGATGGTTGTCTCGTAGAAACAAAAGTCCTGTTGCTTTTGGACGTGCCCTATCTAGAGGCTACTGGCGTTGGGGTCACAAATATTACTTTCCCAGAAATGCTGGCGTTGCTCCACTCCTCCAAGCCGTTATTCTAACTTCTTTTGTATCTTATTTGGTCAACTACTCTAAGATCA GTCACCATAAGAATAGGAAATACCACTGGTAA
- the LOC121114666 gene encoding uncharacterized protein: MSQGGIPVMNYIHVLTTNGSPHQTVEIQTSPHQTYTTVPLSGAPLAGAHQVITAGEVEFTPGGHHGAEKSFACDLCESKFFQKVHLEAHVKNVHSKVKPFKCSYCTYTCSNKGLLDKHFRVVHNKERPHKCHVCGNRFGQKIHMENHINSVHIQDKPFHCESCSYKAATKGHLEKHVKTVHNKEKRFPCEICGNRFGQKIHMQNHMMAIHKKEKPFGCPHCSYRSSTKGMLDKHVRVVHNKEKPYKCLLCANTFGQKVHLDNHVKNIHNVENPYKCIQCEASFGTMNNLKIHSKLAHDTLVPVPPTTTVIIPQHPTAQVVNTSAGPINFSNIAVVMPVTPPN, encoded by the coding sequence ATGTCCCAGGGAGGAATTCCCGTAATGAATTACATTCACGTACTCACCACGAATGGATCTCCTCACCAGACGGTGGAGATTCAGACAAGTCCTCACCAGACCTACACGACAGTTCCGCTGTCGGGTGCCCCTTTGGCGGGAGCGCACCAGGTCATAACTGCTGGGGAGGTGGAATTTACTCCCGGTGGACACCACGGGGCAGAGAAGAGTTTCGCTTGTGACTTGTGCGAGTCTAAGTTTTTCCAGAAGGTGCATTTGGAGGCTCACGTGAAGAATGTGCACAGTAAAGTGAAGCCGTTCAAATGCTCCTACTGCACCTACACCTGCTCCAACAAAGGACTCCTTGACAAACACTTCCGAGTGGTTCATAACAAGGAGCGTCCACACAAATGCCACGTCTGCGGGAATCGCTTTGGGCAAAAGATTCACATGGAGAATCACATCAACTCTGTCCACATCCAAGATAAGCCCTTCCATTGCGAATCCTGCTCCTACAAAGCCGCTACCAAAGGACATCTTGAAAAACACGTCAAAACTGtacataacaaagaaaaaaggtttCCCTGTGAGATCTGTGGAAATCGCTTTGGCCAAAAGATACACATGCAAAACCATATGATGgccattcataaaaaagaaaagcccTTTGGTTGTCCACATTGCTCTTATCGATCCTCCACGAAAGGCATGCTCGATAAACATGTACGTGTTGTACACAATAAGGAAAAACCCTATAAATGCCTCCTCTGCGCAAACACTTTTGGGCAAAAAGTTCATCTTGATAATCATGTTAAGAACATACATAACGTGGAAAACCCTTATAAGTGTATTCAGTGTGAAGCCAGCTTTGGAACGATGAACAATCTCAAAATTCATTCCAAATTGGCACACGATACACTTGTTCCCGTGCCTCCCACCACAACTGTCATAATTCCACAACATCCAACGGCCCAAGTTGTTAATACCTCTGCTGGACCtattaattttagtaatatcGCCGTTGTTATGCCTGTCACTCCACCAAACTAA
- the Zip48C gene encoding zinc transporter ZIP11 — MFIGYSPITQSFFGTLFTWGLTTAGAALAFFVKGHQRIYLDASLGFAGGVMIAASYWSLLEPAIEMTKLSGHTGAWSLIPVVLGFSFGALFVYVADVLVTKLQANSTVDLIVGDSHQRKSSLKEVSCPNILYRRENKLKYPSQETYAGSFTDQDVRNRRKEKYSDGENNFNVSSLSKKESYDRWKRILLLIIAITVHNIPEGLAVGVAFGAVGKSPSATFEKARNLAIGIGIQNLPEGLAVSLPLKMAGYSAKMSIWYGQLSGLVELIAGILGALLVGWIIPILPYALAFAAGAMIYVVVDDIIPEAQTCGNGKVASWGSILGFILMMSLDVGLS; from the exons ATGTTTATTGGCTATTCTCCGATTACCCAATCCTTTTTTGGAACTCTCTTCACTTGGGGTCTCACAACTGCTGGCGCTGCGTTAGCCTTTTTCGTAAAGGGTCATCAG CGGATTTATTTGGACGCGAGTCTAGGATTCGCTGGAGGTGTAATGATAGCCGCATCATATTGGTCTCTATTAGAGCCTGCCATTGAAATGACTAAACTTTCTGGACATACTGGAGCATGGAGTTTGATTCCCGTTGTACTAGGATTCTCTTTTGGAGCACTATTTGTATATGTGGCTGATGTTTTGGTAACTAAGCTACAAGCAAACTCTACTGTTGATTTAATAG TTGGCGACTCACATCAAAGAAAATCTTCATTAAAAGAAGTATCttgtccaaatattttatatagacgTGAAAATAAACTGAAATATCCTTCTCAAGAAACTTATGCAG gATCTTTCACTGATCAAGACGTCCGTAACCgacgaaaagaaaaatattccgatggagaaaataattttaatgtgtCATCACTTTCTAAGAAAGAGTCTTATGATCGTTGGAAGCGAATTTTGTTGCTTATTATCGCAATTACTGTACACAATATACCAGAAGGACTAGCTGTGGGTGTAGCTTTCGGAGCCGTTGGAAAGAGCCCATCTGCTACTTTTGAAAAAGCCAGAAACTTAGCGATTGGCATTGGAATTCAGAACCTTCCTGAAGGTTTAGCTGTGAGTTTACCATTGAAAATGGCTGGCTATTCCGCAAAAATGAGTATTTG GTATGGTCAGTTAAGTGGGCTTGTAGAACTCATAGCTGGAATACTTGGAGCTCTTTTGGTAGGATGGATTATTCCCATTTTACCATATGCCCTAGCATTTGCAGCAGGAGCCATGATTTATGTTGTTGTTGACGATATTATCCCTGAAGCTCAAACTTg tGGAAACGGAAAAGTGGCGTCTTGGGGATCAATTTTGGGATTTATTCTTATGATGTCTTTGGATGTTGGCCtgtcgtaa
- the LOC121114660 gene encoding uncharacterized protein, translated as MTNQSFGKQHDSRLISSDPEIQISLQNDKKKFPTELYFNERRLQTAPSLKYSIHNGEERRCSMIGGIRVEKDSGGFTIAGFFFSKYFSIIMLIMGSLFLSIGGILIWICYVPEGGNSKSGGNRSVEQTEISKENKIIGPICMLIGAGIIFVGGFFGFVSWKIYRCDTRKTNYVLGNKKFGIFGKETTSESINLTSIKSSAQDIEIGPLQFNEKSTAINELGCSTASRTVIKTELIVVNNLVKKQRNNSLPLLNGIGGKKVGCQTSSWFNDEETKEKEGIFSAFRQDLIQKYKRKESLKRTNSREDNIVFFASADANESYYDNSSRRRSDIACFPKKELTDECTEHQEVNILPSPKKELLIQEINPRKKYIEEMNECQTASTCSTQNNLFIAQNSVDDKSEIIESKS; from the exons atgaCAAATCAATCATTCGGTAAGCAACATGATTCAAGATTGATATCATCAGATCCAGAGATTCAAATAAGCTtgcaaaatgataaaaaaaaatttccgacagagttatattttaatgagcGAAG ACTTCAAACTGCtccttcattaaaatactcGATTCATAATGGCGAAGAAAGAAGATGCTCAATGATTGGTGGAATAAGAGTCGAAAAGGATTCTGGAGGATTTACAattgcaggattttttttctcaaaatatttttcaatcattatGCTCATAATGGGATCTCTCTTTCTATCTATTGGGGGCATACTCATATGGATTTGCTATGTTCCAGAAGGTGGAAATTCTAAATCAGGGGGAAATCGTTCTGTAGAACAAACG GAAATATCAAAAGAGAACAAAATCATTGGACCAATATGCATGTTAATAGGTGCAGGAATTATATTTGTAGGGGGATTCTTTGGTTTCGTATCATGGAAGATTTATAGATGTGACACAAGAAAAACCAATTATGTATtaggaaacaaaaaatttgggatttttgGGAAGGAAACTACCTCCGAATCAATTAATCTGACGTCTATAAAATCTAGTGCACAGGATATTGAAATT GGGCCTTTGCAATTTAATGAGAAAAGTACAGCCATTAATGAACTTGGATGTTCCACTGCATCACGAACTGTTATCAAAACTGAATTAATTGTTGTAAATAACTTAgtaaaaaagcaaagaaataaTTCTTTACCTCTACTAAATGGAATAGGAGGAAAAAAAGTCGGTTGTCAAACTTCTTCATGGTTTAATGATGAGGAAACGAAGGAAAAAGAAGGAATCTTTTCGGCTTTTAGACAggatttgattcaaaaatataaaagaaaagagtCCCTGAAGCG GACAAATTCTAGAGAAgacaatattgtattttttgcttCTGCTGACGCGAATGAATCGTACTACGATAATTCCAGTCGAAGGAGAAGTGATATAGCATGTTTTCCAAAGAAAGAACTCAC TGATGAGTGCACAGAGCATCAGGAAGTTAACATCCTTCCTTCTCCAAAAAAAGAACTACTTATACAAGAAATCAATCccaggaaaaaatatattgaagagaTGAATGAATGCCAAACAGCTTCAACATGCTCAACgcaaaataacttattcatagCTCAAAATTCTGTTGATGATAAATCAGAAATAATCGAGTCAAAAAGTTAA
- the LOC121114661 gene encoding uncharacterized protein, whose translation MMNSQVMWILVYCVTFHAIFVQATIPTKQILDKESAKWQEILLNSQTNGDIIKDPLMERMIVQIMNGTVIPKIRKKIPPYNAADPLWLLPVEVEVKKKRLKAKVEVCDLYIHNLKNIQLLHVDVRRSTHLDFYAFHVILHVPITWISGFYKLVNVKVLSFIPTKGQGDFNVDIKHINFALIYTFSKKDNSSSVEIDKFEIGINWHKLAFKFDNLAGGTMTDWILNQFGIGNLIIDAQKNMIIDELEGIFRALYNCILTHSGRGIEPCMDKFWISQGWELPFVIPECIRDA comes from the exons ATGATGAACTCTCAAGTAATGTGGATATTGGTATACTGTGTTACTTTTCATGCTATATTCGTTCAAGCAACAATCCcaacaaaacaaatattggaTAAAGAATCTGCAAAATGGCAAGAGATTTTATTGAATAGTCAAACTAATGGAGATATTATCAAGGATCCTCTTATGGAGAGAATGATTGTTCAA ataatgAATGGTACTGTAATCCCCAAAATACGTAAAAAAATTCCACCTTATAACGCTGCAGACCCTTTATGGCTTCTTCCTGTGGAGGTGGAAGTAAAGAAGAAGCGTCTAAAGGCTAAAGTTGAAGTCTGTGATctctatattcataatttaaagaatatccAATTACTCCATGTAGATGTAAGACGAAGTACACACTTAGACTTTTATGCCTTTCATGTCATACTTCATGTTCCTATAACGTGGATATCTGGATTCTATAAATTGGTCAATGTAAAAGTTTTGAGCTTTATACCAACAA AGGGCCAAGGCGACTTTAACGTCGatataaaacacataaattttgctttgatctatactttctcaaaaaaagacAATTCTTCGTCGGTGGAGatagacaaatttgaaattggaATCAACTGGCACAAATTagcatttaaatttgataatcttGCAGGAGGTACCATGACAGATTGGATTTTGAATCAG TTTGGAATCGGAAATTTGATAATTGATGCTCAAAAGAATATGATCATTGACGAATTAGAAGGTATTTTTAGAGCTCTATATAACTGTATATTGACACATTCTGGAAGAGGAATTGAGCCTTGTATGGATAAATTCTGGATTTCTCAAGGATGGGAACTTCCATTTGTTATTCCAGAATGTATTCGAGATGCTTAA